The following coding sequences lie in one Chanos chanos chromosome 4, fChaCha1.1, whole genome shotgun sequence genomic window:
- the mettl24 gene encoding methyltransferase-like protein 24, which translates to MLKEKLNRCALLRLCLLLSAVCLCLHLYVELMGFGWRGWKRGTPVPLSPKRPPRDRRGPTATRPASNAAKRTVSYVLVPKRDPGVAKATGASIDPVPTSTRLHRQVPRWRIELEPWASDRHSLEDEAQRFLNYITTPQVICEDPDPRVKLLQEIHEGTQNPWLLCLDGRYSLARRVYSKHCRVYSLGLGLEEKHLERLLAHAGCEVHCFDPSIREAHLQDADMWLHRLSVDWRDPNPAIPLKRQHSSTKKLATILNDFGHREVDVLKVDMESAEWKILENLILEGVLRSVGLLLLEVHLHWAGFEVGGDEPSVVRYWFSLLRELEHAQFLLYHSARDPTKPRLFLHRNLFNASSTYTLGWVNTQWPPR; encoded by the exons ATGCTTAAGGAGAAACTGAACAGGTGTGCGCTGCTCcgtctctgcctcctcctctccgCCGTGTGCCTGTGCCTTCACCTTTATGTGGAGTTGATGGGGTTTGGATGGAGGGGTTGGAAGAGGGGTACGCCGGTGCCCCTCTCCCCAAAACGACCCCCACGGGACAGGAGGGGTCCGACGGCTACCCGCCCCGCGTCTAACGCGGCCAAGAGGACGGTGTCCTATGTACTCGTGCCAAAGAGGGACCCGGGGGTCGCCAAGGCAACAGGGGCATCAATTGATCCTGTGCCCACATCCACGCGTCTACACAGACAG GTTCCCAGGTGGCGTATTGAACTGGAGCCGTGGGCCAGTGACAGACACAGCCTGGAGGACGAGGCCCAGAGATTCCTCAACTATATTACCACACCACAg gtgATCTGTGAGGATCCAGATCCGAGGGTGAAGCTACTGCAGGAGATCCATGAGGGAACACAGAACCCCTGGCTGCTGTGTCTGGATGGACGATACAGTTTGGCTCGACGCGTCTACAGCAAACACTGTCGAGTCTATTCCCTGGG TCTGGGGTTGGAGGAGAAGCATTTGGAGCGGTTGCTAGCCCATGCCGGCTGCGAGGTCCATTGTTTTGACCCCAGTATTAGAGAGGCTCATCTTCAGGACGCCGACATGTGGCTTCACCGGCTCTCTGTGGACTGGCGGGATCCTAACCCAGCAATTCCCCTTAAGAGACAGCACAGCAGCACCAAGAAGCTGGCCACCATCCTCAATGACTTTGGCCACAGGGAG GTAGATGTGTTAAAAGTGGACATGGAGAGTGCAGAatggaagattctggaaaaTCTCATTCTGGAAGGAGTGTTGCGCTCGGTAGGCCTATTGCTCCTTGAGGTTCACCTTCACTGGGCAGGCTTCGAAGTGGGCGGAGACGAACCTTCCGTGGTTCGCTATTGGTTCAGCCTGCTGAGGGAATTGGAGCATGCTCAGTTTCTTCTTTACCACAGCGCCAGAGACCCTACCAAACCACGCCTTTTCCTGCACAGAAACCTGTTCAATGCTAGCAGCACCTACACCCTGGGCTGGGTAAACACACAGTGGCCACCACGGTGA